A part of Desulfofundulus salinus genomic DNA contains:
- a CDS encoding bifunctional 4-hydroxy-2-oxoglutarate aldolase/2-dehydro-3-deoxy-phosphogluconate aldolase yields MSLDLITDTGLVVIIRGTKKEELLPVVDALREGGVKVIEVTCNTPGALEMIGELRNKFGNELSVGAGTVLDRETARLAILAGAQFLISPHLSREVVELGNLYGKAVIPGIMTPTEIAQALQWGVKMVKVFPAAALGAKYFTDVLGPLAQTQLMAVGGVNIANAGDFLQAGATALGIGSDLVNREVARRGSYREITAKARQYLKIITEVRQKNVQ; encoded by the coding sequence ATGAGTTTGGATCTGATAACAGATACCGGTCTCGTTGTTATTATTCGGGGAACGAAAAAGGAAGAATTGTTACCGGTAGTTGATGCTCTTCGGGAAGGAGGTGTTAAGGTAATAGAGGTAACCTGCAACACTCCGGGAGCCCTGGAAATGATCGGTGAACTAAGGAACAAATTTGGTAACGAATTATCAGTAGGAGCCGGTACGGTACTGGACCGGGAAACAGCCAGGCTGGCTATTTTAGCAGGGGCTCAATTTCTCATCTCACCGCACCTTTCCAGAGAGGTAGTAGAATTAGGAAATCTCTACGGTAAGGCAGTGATACCGGGAATAATGACTCCCACTGAAATTGCCCAGGCCCTCCAATGGGGCGTAAAGATGGTGAAGGTATTTCCGGCAGCGGCTCTCGGGGCGAAATATTTTACTGACGTTTTAGGTCCCCTTGCTCAAACACAGCTGATGGCAGTGGGTGGTGTAAATATTGCTAATGCCGGTGACTTTCTGCAGGCTGGGGCAACGGCTCTAGGCATTGGCAGCGATCTGGTAAACAGAGAGGTAGCACGAAGGGGTAGCTACCGGGAAATTACCGCTAAAGCAAGGCAATATTTAAAAATAATCACCGAGGTAAGACAAAAAAACGTCCAATGA